GAGGGCGACCTGCTCGATCGTCATGTGCTGCTCCTCGACGCCCTGGGCCGACGTGGCGCACGCCACCAGGTCGAGCCCGAGGAACACGGTGGCCACCTCGTCGCAGAATCCCGGTGTGGTGTGGAAGGTGGCCAGCTTCACGAGGCGGCCGGCCCGTTGGCCGACCTCCTCCTCGAGCTCGCGGCCGGCCGCCGCCTCGAGATCCTCGCCGTCGACGTCGAGCTTGCCGGCGGGGATCTCGAGGACCTCGGCCCCGATCGCCGGGCGGAACTGGCGCACCAGCACGACCGTGGCACGGTCCTCGAGCACGGGGACCACCGACACCGCGCCGGGGTGGCGCACCACCTCGCGCGTGAACCGTTCCCCCGAGGGGTCGGTGAAGGTCCCCTCCACGAGCGTGATCACGTTGCCCTCGTGGATGACCTCTTCACCCTGGCTGGCGAACCCCGCCACCTCAGGCGCCCGGGGTGCTGACCGATTCGGGTCGCTCCTCGAGGTGGGGCAGACGGGGACGGCGTCCGTCGGCACGGGCCAAGGCGGCGCCGATGAGCTCGCGGAACAGCGGGGCAGGTCGTTCGGGCCGGCTCTTGAACTCCGGGTGGGCCTGGGTGCCGACCCAGAACGGGTGGTCCTCGAGCTCGATGAACTCGACGAGGCGGTCGTCGGGCGATACCCCCGAGCAGAGGAAGCCCGAGCCCTCGAAGCGGCTGCGGTAGGCGGGGTTGAACTCGTAGCGGTGGCGGTGGCGCTCGTAGACCAGCTCGGTGCCGTACGCGATCGCGACCCGCGAGCCGGGGGTGAGGCGGGC
This genomic interval from Acidimicrobiales bacterium contains the following:
- a CDS encoding NUDIX hydrolase, whose protein sequence is MITLVEGTFTDPSGERFTREVVRHPGAVSVVPVLEDRATVVLVRQFRPAIGAEVLEIPAGKLDVDGEDLEAAAGRELEEEVGQRAGRLVKLATFHTTPGFCDEVATVFLGLDLVACATSAQGVEEQHMTIEQVALDDVPSMIADGRLTDAKTIIGLLLARTHLVGEDAPAG